The nucleotide window AAAAGCAAAATTAGAAATTGAATCGACCAGACCGACAGCAAGAAATTTATTTTATGCAACTGAGCGTGTATTTAATTACGCTATAAAATCCGAAAATCCAATTCTATCAGCAATTTTTGAAGCTCAGAAAATATCGGATGAAGATGCGGATGCATCGAGGAAAATCGGAGAATTCGGGAATGATCTGATCAAGGACGGATTCAAAATTGAAACGCATTGTAATGCTGGCTGGCTGGCTTTTGTTGATTTCGGAACTGCCCTCTCCCCTATATATTTTGCTCATCAATCAGGGAAAAATATTTTTATATATGTGGATGAAACCAGACCGAGAAATCAGGGAGCAAAACTTACTGCCTGGGAATTACAGAACGAAGGAATTCCTCACAAGATCATTCCTGATAATGCTGGTGCGTATTTGATGTCTCAAAGAAAAATCGATATGATGATCGTTGGTGCAGACAGAATCGCTGTAAATGGAGATGTTGCCAATAAGATCGGAACTCTTGAAAAAGCAATTTGTTCAAAAGAATTTGATATTCCATTTTATATTGCGGCACCTATTTCATCTTTTGATCTTAATTGCAGATCAGGTAAGGAAATTAATATTGAAGTAAGAAATGAAAATGAAGTGCTTTACCAAACAGGCTTGAATGAAAAAGGAAATTTACAGAAAATATTAGTATGTTCTCCCTGTTCGAGAGCTTTTAATCCTGCTTTCGATGTA belongs to Candidatus Cloacimonadota bacterium and includes:
- the mtnA gene encoding S-methyl-5-thioribose-1-phosphate isomerase, whose protein sequence is MRVNGINYRTIWMKDSSVFMIDQHLLPFEFKIYEARTYKDSCNAIKSMRIRGAGAIGAIAGFAMAQSFMEAPKNNFRKFIEKAKLEIESTRPTARNLFYATERVFNYAIKSENPILSAIFEAQKISDEDADASRKIGEFGNDLIKDGFKIETHCNAGWLAFVDFGTALSPIYFAHQSGKNIFIYVDETRPRNQGAKLTAWELQNEGIPHKIIPDNAGAYLMSQRKIDMMIVGADRIAVNGDVANKIGTLEKAICSKEFDIPFYIAAPISSFDLNCRSGKEINIEVRNENEVLYQTGLNEKGNLQKILVCSPCSRAFNPAFDVTPAEYITGFITEKGIIKPEKNEILKLFACS